The Erythrobacter sp. genome segment CCTGCCCCCAGCAAGCTGACGTTCGTACCTGTCCAGAAAGTCTTTCCGCACTTCGAAGCGCGTCACAAATCCCGAGCCGCTGCTCGGCACGTTCCAGTCGCGAGCGATCTTTATCGCGTACTCCTCTGTCGTAACCGGACAGAAAATCGGCTGCTCTGGAAGGCGCGGCGGCCATTCCTTCCAGTCGGATTCTTCAACCAGCTTGAGTTCGTTCGGGCCTGTAGGCCGCCAGAGGGTCACTGTTTCCACGCAAATCACTCCCCCTCGAATAACCCCGCGAGCTGCTCGATAATCGTCCCGCCCAGTTGCTCCACATCCATGATCGTCACTGCGCGTTTGTAATAGCGGGTCACGTCATGGCCGATGCCGATGGCGACCAGTTGCACGGGTGACGCCTTTTCGATCCATTCGATCACCTTGCGCAGGTGGCTCTCGAGATAGCCTGCGGAATTCACGCTCAAGGTCGAATCGTCTACCGGCGCGCCGTCGGAAATCACCATCAGGATGCGGCGGTCTTCCGTGCGACCCAATAGCCGCTCGTGCGCCCAGAGCAACGCCTCGCCGTCGATGTTCTCCTTCAGCAGCCCTTCGCGCATCATCAGGCCGAGCGAGCGGCGCGCCCGGCGCATCGGTTCATCGGCCTTCTTGTAGATGATGTGGCGCAGGTCGTTGAGGCGGCCGGGATTGGCGGGGCGACCGTCCGAAAGCCAGCGCTCGCGGCTTTGCCCGCCCTTCCACGCCCGGGTGGTGAAGCCGAGGATTTCCACCTTCACTCCGCAGCGTTCCAGCGTGCGGGCAAGGATATCGGCGCTGATCGCGGCAATCGAGATTGGCCGTCCGCGCATCGAACCCGAATTGTCGATCAGCAGGGTGACGACGGTATCCTTGAACTCCTGCTCCTGCTCAACCTTGTAGCTGAGCGAAGTGCCGGGGCTGACGATCACCCGCGCCAGCCGTGCGGCATCGAGCAGGCCTTCTTCCTGGTCGAAATCCCAGCTGCGGTTCTGCTGCGCCATCAGCCGCCGCTGAAGCCGGTTGGCGAGCCGGGTTACCACACTCTGCAATCCCGCCAGCTGGCTGTCGAGATAGGCCCGCAGCCGGTCCAGCTCCTCGAAATCGCACAGGTCGGTGGCTTCGACGATCTCGTCGAACTCGCTGGTATAGGGGCGGTAGTCGAAGCTATCGGGGATGTCCTGCCACGGCGCATTGCGGCGCTGGGGGAGCATCATTTCCTCGCCGTCGTCGCCCGGTTCGCCTTCGGCGAGGTTCTCGTCGCCGGTGGCGTCGTCCTGCTCCTCGCCTTCGCCTTCCTCGCCCTGCGCGCCCTCGGCGCGGACTTCGGGCTGGTCGCTGGCGCCTTCGTCGCCTTCCTTGTCGTCGGGCTTGTCGTCCTTGCCCTCGGACTCGTCGCCGTCGGCATCATCAAAGCCTTCGTCAGGGTCGAGTTCGGCGGGCACCATGTCGAGGTGCCGCAGCATGGCGATGGAAAGCTTCTGGAAGGCGGACTGATCGTGGAGCAGATCGGCAAGCTGCTCGAAATCGTCGCCGGTGCGGCTTTCGACGAATTCGCGCACCAGTTCCACGCCCTCGCGCGCCACGTTCGGGATCGGCTGGCCGGTGAGTTGTTCGCGCAGCAACAGGGCGAGCGCGGTGGGCAGCGGGACATCCTCGGCCACTTCGGCGCGGGCGATGGCACTGCCCGCCAGCCGCCGGTCCTGGATGGCTGCCAGATTGCCACGCATCCCGAGATATTCGGTCTCGCCGATGGCTTCGTAACGCACCCGCTCGATTGCGTCATAACAGGCCCGCGCCTCGGCATCGCCGGGCCGCGCCACGGCGTGCAGGGCGGGATCGTGATGACGCAGCCGCAGCGCAAAGGCATCGGCGAAGCCGCGCGCTTCCTCCGCCTCGGCAGCAGTGACGTTGCGCGACGGCATCGGCACCCGCGCCGCCTTGCCCGCTTCGGAAGCGGCATCGGCGGTGAAGCCCACTTCCACTTCGGCATCGCGCGCAATCGCCCGCGCCGCGCCGGTCAGCGCAAGTTTGAAGCGATCGAGAGGGGATTCGTCGGCCATGGCCGAGCCTATAGAGAGGCAATCCCTATCGCGGAAGGGTTGCCGGAATCAGTCTGTGGCGGCGGTGAGCGCGCGCATCGCCGCGAGACTGGCGGCAAGGCTGGCCCAGGGATCGGGAGCGTCGTCGCGTTCGATCAGCCAGTAGGCACGGTCTTCGCCGAATTCCTCCACCAGTGCAGCGAAATCGATGCTTCCCGCGCCGACATCGGCCATTGCCCCGCCCTGGCCCATGTCCTTCATGTGGAAATGGGTGATCCGGTCCCGGTGCCGGCGGAAGAATTCCAGCGGATCCTCTCCGCCAAGTTGCACCCAGTAGGTATCGAGTTCAAAGCCGATGCGCGGATCGAAATCGCGCAGCATCAGGTCGATCGGGCGCACGCCGTCGATCGTGGCGAATTCGAAGTCGTGCGCGTGGTAGGCAAGCTGGATGCCCTCCGCCTCGGCCAAGGGGGCGATTGCGTTGAGCCGCGCGATCCAGCCACGCCACTGCTCCAGCGTGGTGCGCTCCTCGACCGGCAGATAGGCGAGGATCAGCGTGTCGGTGCACATCGCCTTGGCTTCCGCCAGCGCGCGGGCGGGATCGTCGCGCAGCAATTCCCAGCCGACGTGGACCGCCGCCACGTCCAGCCCCAGCCGGGTGGTTTCGCGGCACATCTCGGCCGAACGGTCGCCGAAGGTGCGCGCAAATTCCACCTCGTCGAACCCCATCGCAGCGATGCGCTGCAAGGTGGCGATGGGATCGCGCGCCATGTCTTCCCGCACGGTATAGAGTTGCACGCCGATGGGTGGCCGCTCCGCTTCGACCATGGTGGTGCAACCGCTGGCGGCGAGACCCGCCAGCAGGGCGAAGGCGATGCGGGCGTTCAAAACGCTCCTCCCGCGCCGAGAACGCCGATCAGCAGCGGATCGTTGGTGGAGCGCGGGTTGGCGCGGATCGCGCTTTCCTCCACGCCCATTTCGCGCCAGATCGCATTGTCGACACTGCGGCTGATGTTTTGCGCCACGCCAGACACGTCGATCCCCGTGAGGCCCGCGAGCAGTTCGCCGACCAGCGGCTCCTGCGCGATGCGCATCGCCTGCCCCAGTTCGGGCACCATCGCTTCGATCAGCGTCGTCCCCATCGAATCGCGCAGGAAGCCGGTTGCAGCGGTCGGCCCGCCATTGATGAGCGCCACGGCGTTCTGGATGCCGATCACCCGCACGGCATCGGTCACGATAGGCGCGGCCCGCTCCGCCCCCTGGATGGCGATATCGGCGAAGGCGTCCTGCAACCGGTCGCGGAACAGCGCCGAAGTCAGAATGGTCGAGACCACCCCGCCGCGCGCGCCAAGGAGGTTCTGCAAGCCGATCGCGGCCACCTGCTCGTCCCAGAACCCGCCCGGAGCGACCAGTCGCGCAAAGGCCCGTTCGCTGGAGAGGTAGAGCAAGCGGCGCACCGCATCGACCAGACTGTAACCGCCCATGCTTTCGCAAGCAGGCAGAGCAAGCAATGCCCCGCTCGCGCCCAGTCCGGCGATGAAACGGCGGCGATTGCTCGTAAAATCGGCG includes the following:
- the cobT gene encoding cobaltochelatase subunit CobT is translated as MADESPLDRFKLALTGAARAIARDAEVEVGFTADAASEAGKAARVPMPSRNVTAAEAEEARGFADAFALRLRHHDPALHAVARPGDAEARACYDAIERVRYEAIGETEYLGMRGNLAAIQDRRLAGSAIARAEVAEDVPLPTALALLLREQLTGQPIPNVAREGVELVREFVESRTGDDFEQLADLLHDQSAFQKLSIAMLRHLDMVPAELDPDEGFDDADGDESEGKDDKPDDKEGDEGASDQPEVRAEGAQGEEGEGEEQDDATGDENLAEGEPGDDGEEMMLPQRRNAPWQDIPDSFDYRPYTSEFDEIVEATDLCDFEELDRLRAYLDSQLAGLQSVVTRLANRLQRRLMAQQNRSWDFDQEEGLLDAARLARVIVSPGTSLSYKVEQEQEFKDTVVTLLIDNSGSMRGRPISIAAISADILARTLERCGVKVEILGFTTRAWKGGQSRERWLSDGRPANPGRLNDLRHIIYKKADEPMRRARRSLGLMMREGLLKENIDGEALLWAHERLLGRTEDRRILMVISDGAPVDDSTLSVNSAGYLESHLRKVIEWIEKASPVQLVAIGIGHDVTRYYKRAVTIMDVEQLGGTIIEQLAGLFEGE
- a CDS encoding sugar phosphate isomerase/epimerase is translated as MNARIAFALLAGLAASGCTTMVEAERPPIGVQLYTVREDMARDPIATLQRIAAMGFDEVEFARTFGDRSAEMCRETTRLGLDVAAVHVGWELLRDDPARALAEAKAMCTDTLILAYLPVEERTTLEQWRGWIARLNAIAPLAEAEGIQLAYHAHDFEFATIDGVRPIDLMLRDFDPRIGFELDTYWVQLGGEDPLEFFRRHRDRITHFHMKDMGQGGAMADVGAGSIDFAALVEEFGEDRAYWLIERDDAPDPWASLAASLAAMRALTAATD
- a CDS encoding DUF4197 domain-containing protein, giving the protein MTEIADFTSNRRRFIAGLGASGALLALPACESMGGYSLVDAVRRLLYLSSERAFARLVAPGGFWDEQVAAIGLQNLLGARGGVVSTILTSALFRDRLQDAFADIAIQGAERAAPIVTDAVRVIGIQNAVALINGGPTAATGFLRDSMGTTLIEAMVPELGQAMRIAQEPLVGELLAGLTGIDVSGVAQNISRSVDNAIWREMGVEESAIRANPRSTNDPLLIGVLGAGGAF